From a region of the Neodiprion fabricii isolate iyNeoFabr1 chromosome 7, iyNeoFabr1.1, whole genome shotgun sequence genome:
- the LOC124186003 gene encoding uncharacterized protein LOC124186003: MPWWEIFIRQFALLQSLITVTIFFGSMNIEAAPIADLNSVNLTTEFNITGECLPLGEIAKFEKYPTEKNNDPQSGTGFPVINAAALTSDDFARVEYNNSELSPFGDDQADWMRLKILHDLLQRPQDDFLKSNFQTVYKFLVTAYKRLRSGNKIMENSHMEDRSGGENSSLEDRVEKDGDKRVFHTSSTSSTSDGLPHRLYRSTLIHSEINDDDDEENDYAESLDDLLETTGVAASKLDVGKTNLYLKPKTTATSTESMRIITVVEHPTEETNTVSKTLLDSGEDDSKSEIDRKYTESNSVTAEIKRVFGATGDFRSILTTGEEGNDQQLFNTTLKNLDTLFEGSTRTNITAQNNFVTEITTAENNNREIGSTAMSNIESGVYGTMNNIGVGITTRINSQSETTWKSIFEAGITIENDTETKFHAAKNNSGFENRTRINSEFENATKKISEPENTTEIDNESSIYGTMSSSEPGIRAENNSGIGIKINYNNTETEIVTTGNNFSTIITTEKSNIQTPIAAKNNSDAKFTINNESDVNVETKITTLRNDIETENSTTENNVEIGITVENESGIKTSFAKNDFETEKISHSSQFPGTSIEFSTVSQFSEKINGNPDGYRMISDRFHESLESTTVSSRHVAGIRDIPYSATSEENDPDIPSVTKPEDGDKIAGNSGDEEAEPSIHSQTTTTTTTIFHPSSTDRGIPVRDAKKVQVILKIGDIELSPYNGMTRSTEVGLVKIPGSKNGRKEFSGPTNYVSRIYNVNDNEAAIEEEGENEDSVNPKSSYNDPYSYAKNFDSDHPHRHLPRYHRFDESLDSGESKASWENYRSKNFPHPQVRVPVKRGGHNTNIEKLYRWFYRTGQEAENPDLSRRGLLVRYIAKPEIRCKELAKVRGDR, translated from the exons ATGCCGTGgtgggaaatttttatccgacaATTTGCTTTATTGCAAAGTTTAATTAccgtaacaatatttttcgggTCAATGAATATTGAGGCTGCTCCCATAGCAGACCTTAACTCTGTGAATTTAACCA CAGAGTTTAATATCACGGGAGAGTGTCTACCGCTGGGTGAAATAGCGAAATTCGAGAAATACCctacggaaaaaaataatgatccGCAATCGGGTACCGGATTTCCGGTTATAAACGCCGCGGCTTTGACCAGCGACGATTTCGCGAGGGTGGAATATAACAATTCGGAATTATCGCCATTTGGCGACGATCAGGCAGACTGGATGAGACTGAAAATTCTTCACGATCTCCTTCAGCGCCCTCAAgacgattttttgaaatccaaCTTTCAAACGGTTTACAAGTTCTTGGTCACCGCTTACAAACGTCTGCGAAgtggtaataaaattatgGAAAACAGTCAC ATGGAAGATCGAAGTGGCGGAGAAAATTCAAGTCTCGAGGACAGGGTGGAAAAAGATGGAGATAAGAGGGTCTTTCACACCTCGTCAACCTCCTCGACGTCTGACGGACTCCCTCACCGGCTTTATCGCTCCACTCTCATACACAGCGAGataaacgacgacgacgacgaagaaaaCGACTACGCAGAATCGCTTGACGATCTTTTGGAAACGACCGGCGTTGCGGCCTCGAAACTTGACGTAGGAAAAACGAATTTGTATCTCAAGCCGAAGACGACCGCGACAAGTACCGAATCAATGCGGATAATAACCGTCGTCGAACATCCAACGGAAGAAACGAACACTGTGTCAAAAACTCTTTTGGATTCGGGGGAAGATGACTCGAAATCAGAGATTGATCGAAAATATACCGAATCTAATTCCGTCACCGCTGAAATAAAGCGGGTTTTTGGTGCCACTGGTGACTTCCGATCGATATTGACCACCGGGGAGGAAGGAAACGATCAACAACTTTTTAACAcgacattgaaaaatttggataCTCTTTTTGAAG GATCCACTCGGACGAATATTACCGCGCAGAATAATTTCGTGACGGAAATAACTACGGCTGAGAATAATAACAGAGAAATTGGAAGTACAGCTATGAGTAACATTGAAAGCGGAGTTTACGGTACGATGAATAATATCGGAGTTGGAATTACTACTCGGATTAATTCTCAATCCGAAACCACGTGGAAGAGTATCTTTGAAGCAGGAATTACAATCGAGAATGATactgaaacgaaatttcatgCAGCGAAGAATAATTCTGGGTTTGAAAATAGGACTCGGATTAATTCCGAGTTTGAAAACGcaacgaagaaaatttccGAGCCTGAAAACACTACTGAGATTGATAACGAATCGAGTATTTATGGGACGATGAGTAGCTCGGAACCTGGAATTAGGGCTGAGAATAATTCCGGAATCGGGattaaaatcaattacaataataCCGAAACGGAAATTGTGACTAcaggaaataatttttcaacgataatcACAACTGAAAAAAGTAACATTCAAACACCGATAGCTGCGAAGAATAATTCCGATGCAAAATTTACCATCAATAATGAAAGCGATGTaaatgttgaaacaaaaattacaacttTAAGAAACGATATTGAAACAGAGAATTCAACCACAGAGAATAATGTTGAAATTGGAATCACGGTTGAAAATGAATCTGGAATTAAAACTAGCTTTGCAAAGAATGATTTCGAAACGGAAAAAATCTCGCATTCGTCACAATTTCCCGGCACGTCGATCGAGTTTTCAACGGTATCACAATTCTCGGAGAAAATCAACGGCAATCCAGACGGTTATCGAATGATCTCTGACAGGTTTCACGAATCGTTGGAATCGACGACCGTTTCGAGTCGCCACGTCGCAGGAATCCGCGATATTCCTTACAGCGCCACGAGTGAGGAAAATGACCCGGATATTCCGTCGGTCACGAAACCGGAAGACGGTGACAAAATCGCAGGAAATTCCGGCGACGAAGAGGCCGAACCTTCAATTCACTCCCAAactacgacgacgacgacgacgattttTCATCCCTCTTCGACTGATCGTGGAATTCCG GTTCGGGATGCGAAGAAGGTGCAGGTGATACTGAAAATCGGCGACATCGAGTTATCGCCCTACAACGGCATGACCAGATCTACCGAAGTGGGCCTGGTGAAAATACCGGGTTCAAAAAATGGTCGCAAAGAATTTTCGGGACCAACGAATTACGTTTCGAGAATTTACAACGTAAACGACAACGAGGCGGCGATCGAAGAGGAGGGCGAAAACGAAGACTCGGTCAATCCGAAATCGTCTTACAACGACCCGTACAGTTacgcaaaaaatttcgacagcgATCATCCCCATCGTCATCTTCCTCGGTATCACCGTTTCGACGAATCGTTGGATTCAGGCGAGTCGAAGGCGTCTTGGGAAAATTATCGCTCGAAGAATTTTCCCCATCCGCAAGTTCGAGTTCCGGTAAAAAGAGGCGGCCACAATACcaatatcgaaaaattgtaCAGGTGGTTCTACAGGACCGGTCAGGAAGCCGAAAATCCGGATCTTTCAag aCGGGGTTTGCTGGTCAGGTACATAGCGAAACCGGAAATCAGGTGCAAGGAATTG GCTAAAGTCCGAGGGGATCGATGA
- the LOC124186006 gene encoding steroid hormone receptor ERR1 isoform X6, which yields MRNSKRKVSMMSGGDGGTAGIVGNNRTTTIPSIKQEVENPTTPSQNYHQVCSPTTTLHHQDVVCGQVDIPDYGGGGGSPGSPERHHCSSTTQPMGMAEGGIKEEDMLPRRLCLVCGDVASGFHYGVASCEACKAFFKRTIQGRLQGNIEYTCPANGECEINKRRRKACQACRFQKCLRQGMLKEGVRLDRVRGGRQKYRRSTEPYAMMASIKLEANVGPTTVASGETNNKMVEALISCEPDMLQASSPSLTLDTDQRVLGQLSDLYDRELVGIIGWAKQIPGFSGLALNDQMRLLQSTWAEILTFSLAWRSVPNSGKLRFAQDFTLDEKIARECHCVELYSHCIQIVERLQRLSLSREEFYVLKALVLVNSDARLDEPQSLVRFRDVILNSLSDCVAAVRPGQGIRSTQSMFLVLPSLRQADGIVRKFWTSVYRTGKVPMNKLFVEMLEAACYR from the exons GTTTCTATGATGTCGGGTGGCGACGGTGGCACTGCAGGAATAGTCGGTAATAACAGGACGACGACGATACCCAGTATAAAACAGGAGGTTGAAAATCCTACAACGCCGTCGCAGAATTACCACCAAGTTTGTTCGCCCACCACGACCCTCCACCACCAAGAT gTGGTATGCGGTCAGGTGGACATTCCTGATTACGGGGGTGGAGGAGGAAGTCCCGGAAGTCCTGAAAGGCATCACTGTTCGTCGACAACGCAACCAATGGGAATGGCAGAG GGCGGTATCAAAGAGGAAGACATGCTGCCTAGGAGATTGTGTCTGGTTTGCGGAGACGTCGCCAGCGGTTTTCACTACGGCGTCGCATCCTGCGAGGCTTGCAAAGCGTTCTTTAAACGAACGATACAAGGTAGGCTACAAG GCAATATCGAGTACACTTGTCCGGCGAACGGCGAATGCGAGATAAACAAGAGAAGACGAAAAGCCTGCCAGGCTTGCaggtttcaaaaatgtctgaGGCAAGGAATGCTCAAGGAAGGTGTCAGGCTCGACCGAGTTCGGGGTGGTCGGCAAAAGTACCGGAGATCCACCGAGCCTTACGCCATGATGGCGAGCATCAAACTCGAAG ctAACGTTGGACCGACGACGGTTGCGTCCGGCGAAACGA ATAACAAAATGGTCGAGGCTCTGATATCCTGCGAACCGGACATGCTTCAGGCATCAAGTCCTTCGCTTACTTTGGACACGGATCAGCGAGTGCTCGGACAACTTTCCGATCTTTACGACAGAGAGTTAGTCGGTATTAtag GATGGGCCAAGCAGATACCCGGCTTTAGCGGGCTGGCTTTGAACGATCAAATGCGTCTGCTTCAGAGTACTTGGGCAGAAATTCTCACCTTCAGTTTGGCATGGAGAAGCGTACCGAACAGTGGCAAGCTTAGATTTGCCCAGGATTTTACcctagatgaaaaaattgcccGGGAATGTCACTGCGTCGAACTTTACTCACAT TGTATACAGATAGTGGAACGACTACAGCGACTGAGCTTGTCGAGGGAAGAATTTTACGTACTAAAAGCACTGGTGCTTGTGAACAGCGACGCAAGATTGGACGAGCCTCAGTCTTTGGTTCGTTTTCGAGATGTGATACTGAATTCCCTTTCCGACTGCGTTGCGGCAGTTCGACCAGGTCAGGGTATACGATCAACGCAAAGTATGTTCCTAGTCCTGCCGAGTCTCAGGCAAGCCGACGGtattgttagaaaattttggaCCAGTGTTTATAGGACTGGCAAAGTACCGATGAACAAATTGTTCGTCGAAATGTTGGAGGCTGCTTGTTATCGATGA
- the LOC124186006 gene encoding steroid hormone receptor ERR1 isoform X5, translated as MYPGVTCDTTMDAWMYDVVSMMSGGDGGTAGIVGNNRTTTIPSIKQEVENPTTPSQNYHQVCSPTTTLHHQDVVCGQVDIPDYGGGGGSPGSPERHHCSSTTQPMGMAEGGIKEEDMLPRRLCLVCGDVASGFHYGVASCEACKAFFKRTIQGRLQGNIEYTCPANGECEINKRRRKACQACRFQKCLRQGMLKEGVRLDRVRGGRQKYRRSTEPYAMMASIKLEANVGPTTVASGETNNKMVEALISCEPDMLQASSPSLTLDTDQRVLGQLSDLYDRELVGIIGWAKQIPGFSGLALNDQMRLLQSTWAEILTFSLAWRSVPNSGKLRFAQDFTLDEKIARECHCVELYSHCIQIVERLQRLSLSREEFYVLKALVLVNSDARLDEPQSLVRFRDVILNSLSDCVAAVRPGQGIRSTQSMFLVLPSLRQADGIVRKFWTSVYRTGKVPMNKLFVEMLEAACYR; from the exons GTTTCTATGATGTCGGGTGGCGACGGTGGCACTGCAGGAATAGTCGGTAATAACAGGACGACGACGATACCCAGTATAAAACAGGAGGTTGAAAATCCTACAACGCCGTCGCAGAATTACCACCAAGTTTGTTCGCCCACCACGACCCTCCACCACCAAGAT gTGGTATGCGGTCAGGTGGACATTCCTGATTACGGGGGTGGAGGAGGAAGTCCCGGAAGTCCTGAAAGGCATCACTGTTCGTCGACAACGCAACCAATGGGAATGGCAGAG GGCGGTATCAAAGAGGAAGACATGCTGCCTAGGAGATTGTGTCTGGTTTGCGGAGACGTCGCCAGCGGTTTTCACTACGGCGTCGCATCCTGCGAGGCTTGCAAAGCGTTCTTTAAACGAACGATACAAGGTAGGCTACAAG GCAATATCGAGTACACTTGTCCGGCGAACGGCGAATGCGAGATAAACAAGAGAAGACGAAAAGCCTGCCAGGCTTGCaggtttcaaaaatgtctgaGGCAAGGAATGCTCAAGGAAGGTGTCAGGCTCGACCGAGTTCGGGGTGGTCGGCAAAAGTACCGGAGATCCACCGAGCCTTACGCCATGATGGCGAGCATCAAACTCGAAG ctAACGTTGGACCGACGACGGTTGCGTCCGGCGAAACGA ATAACAAAATGGTCGAGGCTCTGATATCCTGCGAACCGGACATGCTTCAGGCATCAAGTCCTTCGCTTACTTTGGACACGGATCAGCGAGTGCTCGGACAACTTTCCGATCTTTACGACAGAGAGTTAGTCGGTATTAtag GATGGGCCAAGCAGATACCCGGCTTTAGCGGGCTGGCTTTGAACGATCAAATGCGTCTGCTTCAGAGTACTTGGGCAGAAATTCTCACCTTCAGTTTGGCATGGAGAAGCGTACCGAACAGTGGCAAGCTTAGATTTGCCCAGGATTTTACcctagatgaaaaaattgcccGGGAATGTCACTGCGTCGAACTTTACTCACAT TGTATACAGATAGTGGAACGACTACAGCGACTGAGCTTGTCGAGGGAAGAATTTTACGTACTAAAAGCACTGGTGCTTGTGAACAGCGACGCAAGATTGGACGAGCCTCAGTCTTTGGTTCGTTTTCGAGATGTGATACTGAATTCCCTTTCCGACTGCGTTGCGGCAGTTCGACCAGGTCAGGGTATACGATCAACGCAAAGTATGTTCCTAGTCCTGCCGAGTCTCAGGCAAGCCGACGGtattgttagaaaattttggaCCAGTGTTTATAGGACTGGCAAAGTACCGATGAACAAATTGTTCGTCGAAATGTTGGAGGCTGCTTGTTATCGATGA
- the LOC124186006 gene encoding steroid hormone receptor ERR2 isoform X7, which translates to MYPGVTCDTTMDAWMYDVVSMMSGGDGGTAGIVGNNRTTTIPSIKQEVENPTTPSQNYHQVCSPTTTLHHQDVVCGQVDIPDYGGGGGSPGSPERHHCSSTTQPMGMAEGGIKEEDMLPRRLCLVCGDVASGFHYGVASCEACKAFFKRTIQGNIEYTCPANGECEINKRRRKACQACRFQKCLRQGMLKEGVRLDRVRGGRQKYRRSTEPYAMMASIKLEDNKMVEALISCEPDMLQASSPSLTLDTDQRVLGQLSDLYDRELVGIIGWAKQIPGFSGLALNDQMRLLQSTWAEILTFSLAWRSVPNSGKLRFAQDFTLDEKIARECHCVELYSHCIQIVERLQRLSLSREEFYVLKALVLVNSDARLDEPQSLVRFRDVILNSLSDCVAAVRPGQGIRSTQSMFLVLPSLRQADGIVRKFWTSVYRTGKVPMNKLFVEMLEAACYR; encoded by the exons GTTTCTATGATGTCGGGTGGCGACGGTGGCACTGCAGGAATAGTCGGTAATAACAGGACGACGACGATACCCAGTATAAAACAGGAGGTTGAAAATCCTACAACGCCGTCGCAGAATTACCACCAAGTTTGTTCGCCCACCACGACCCTCCACCACCAAGAT gTGGTATGCGGTCAGGTGGACATTCCTGATTACGGGGGTGGAGGAGGAAGTCCCGGAAGTCCTGAAAGGCATCACTGTTCGTCGACAACGCAACCAATGGGAATGGCAGAG GGCGGTATCAAAGAGGAAGACATGCTGCCTAGGAGATTGTGTCTGGTTTGCGGAGACGTCGCCAGCGGTTTTCACTACGGCGTCGCATCCTGCGAGGCTTGCAAAGCGTTCTTTAAACGAACGATACAAG GCAATATCGAGTACACTTGTCCGGCGAACGGCGAATGCGAGATAAACAAGAGAAGACGAAAAGCCTGCCAGGCTTGCaggtttcaaaaatgtctgaGGCAAGGAATGCTCAAGGAAGGTGTCAGGCTCGACCGAGTTCGGGGTGGTCGGCAAAAGTACCGGAGATCCACCGAGCCTTACGCCATGATGGCGAGCATCAAACTCGAAG ATAACAAAATGGTCGAGGCTCTGATATCCTGCGAACCGGACATGCTTCAGGCATCAAGTCCTTCGCTTACTTTGGACACGGATCAGCGAGTGCTCGGACAACTTTCCGATCTTTACGACAGAGAGTTAGTCGGTATTAtag GATGGGCCAAGCAGATACCCGGCTTTAGCGGGCTGGCTTTGAACGATCAAATGCGTCTGCTTCAGAGTACTTGGGCAGAAATTCTCACCTTCAGTTTGGCATGGAGAAGCGTACCGAACAGTGGCAAGCTTAGATTTGCCCAGGATTTTACcctagatgaaaaaattgcccGGGAATGTCACTGCGTCGAACTTTACTCACAT TGTATACAGATAGTGGAACGACTACAGCGACTGAGCTTGTCGAGGGAAGAATTTTACGTACTAAAAGCACTGGTGCTTGTGAACAGCGACGCAAGATTGGACGAGCCTCAGTCTTTGGTTCGTTTTCGAGATGTGATACTGAATTCCCTTTCCGACTGCGTTGCGGCAGTTCGACCAGGTCAGGGTATACGATCAACGCAAAGTATGTTCCTAGTCCTGCCGAGTCTCAGGCAAGCCGACGGtattgttagaaaattttggaCCAGTGTTTATAGGACTGGCAAAGTACCGATGAACAAATTGTTCGTCGAAATGTTGGAGGCTGCTTGTTATCGATGA
- the LOC124186006 gene encoding steroid hormone receptor ERR1 isoform X8, translated as MMSGGDGGTAGIVGNNRTTTIPSIKQEVENPTTPSQNYHQVCSPTTTLHHQDVVCGQVDIPDYGGGGGSPGSPERHHCSSTTQPMGMAEGGIKEEDMLPRRLCLVCGDVASGFHYGVASCEACKAFFKRTIQGRLQGNIEYTCPANGECEINKRRRKACQACRFQKCLRQGMLKEGVRLDRVRGGRQKYRRSTEPYAMMASIKLEANVGPTTVASGETNNKMVEALISCEPDMLQASSPSLTLDTDQRVLGQLSDLYDRELVGIIGWAKQIPGFSGLALNDQMRLLQSTWAEILTFSLAWRSVPNSGKLRFAQDFTLDEKIARECHCVELYSHCIQIVERLQRLSLSREEFYVLKALVLVNSDARLDEPQSLVRFRDVILNSLSDCVAAVRPGQGIRSTQSMFLVLPSLRQADGIVRKFWTSVYRTGKVPMNKLFVEMLEAACYR; from the exons ATGATGTCGGGTGGCGACGGTGGCACTGCAGGAATAGTCGGTAATAACAGGACGACGACGATACCCAGTATAAAACAGGAGGTTGAAAATCCTACAACGCCGTCGCAGAATTACCACCAAGTTTGTTCGCCCACCACGACCCTCCACCACCAAGAT gTGGTATGCGGTCAGGTGGACATTCCTGATTACGGGGGTGGAGGAGGAAGTCCCGGAAGTCCTGAAAGGCATCACTGTTCGTCGACAACGCAACCAATGGGAATGGCAGAG GGCGGTATCAAAGAGGAAGACATGCTGCCTAGGAGATTGTGTCTGGTTTGCGGAGACGTCGCCAGCGGTTTTCACTACGGCGTCGCATCCTGCGAGGCTTGCAAAGCGTTCTTTAAACGAACGATACAAGGTAGGCTACAAG GCAATATCGAGTACACTTGTCCGGCGAACGGCGAATGCGAGATAAACAAGAGAAGACGAAAAGCCTGCCAGGCTTGCaggtttcaaaaatgtctgaGGCAAGGAATGCTCAAGGAAGGTGTCAGGCTCGACCGAGTTCGGGGTGGTCGGCAAAAGTACCGGAGATCCACCGAGCCTTACGCCATGATGGCGAGCATCAAACTCGAAG ctAACGTTGGACCGACGACGGTTGCGTCCGGCGAAACGA ATAACAAAATGGTCGAGGCTCTGATATCCTGCGAACCGGACATGCTTCAGGCATCAAGTCCTTCGCTTACTTTGGACACGGATCAGCGAGTGCTCGGACAACTTTCCGATCTTTACGACAGAGAGTTAGTCGGTATTAtag GATGGGCCAAGCAGATACCCGGCTTTAGCGGGCTGGCTTTGAACGATCAAATGCGTCTGCTTCAGAGTACTTGGGCAGAAATTCTCACCTTCAGTTTGGCATGGAGAAGCGTACCGAACAGTGGCAAGCTTAGATTTGCCCAGGATTTTACcctagatgaaaaaattgcccGGGAATGTCACTGCGTCGAACTTTACTCACAT TGTATACAGATAGTGGAACGACTACAGCGACTGAGCTTGTCGAGGGAAGAATTTTACGTACTAAAAGCACTGGTGCTTGTGAACAGCGACGCAAGATTGGACGAGCCTCAGTCTTTGGTTCGTTTTCGAGATGTGATACTGAATTCCCTTTCCGACTGCGTTGCGGCAGTTCGACCAGGTCAGGGTATACGATCAACGCAAAGTATGTTCCTAGTCCTGCCGAGTCTCAGGCAAGCCGACGGtattgttagaaaattttggaCCAGTGTTTATAGGACTGGCAAAGTACCGATGAACAAATTGTTCGTCGAAATGTTGGAGGCTGCTTGTTATCGATGA